The Nodosilinea sp. PGN35 DNA segment TGATCGTGGGGCCGAGCGGCTGCGGCAAAAGCTCGCTGCTGCGGGCGATCGCCGGTCTCTGGCAGTCGGGCAGCGGCACCATCTACCGCCCCGATCTCGACGACATTCTCTTCTTGCCCCAAAAGCCCTACATGATTCTCGGCACCCTGCGCGAGCAGCTGCTCTACCCCACCACCGATCAGGCGGTAGACGACGACGGCCTCCAGGCCGCCCTGGAGAAAGTCAACCTGGCGAATTTGGCCGAGCGCTTCGGCGGCTTTGATGCCGTAGAGGAATGGGGCGACGTGCTGTCGCTGGGCGAGCAGCAGCGGCTGACCTTTGCCCGCATTCTGATCAGTCAGCCCGACTTTGCCATTCTCGACGAAGCCACCAGCGCCCTCGATCTGGCCAACGAAGCCAAACTCTACGACCACCTGCGCCACAGCGGCACCACCTTCGTCAGCGTGGGCCACCGCGAATCGCTGAGCGAGTATCACCAGGCCACCCTAGAGCTGGCAGAAGACCACACCTGGGCAATCAAACCCTCCGGCCTCGCCACCGCAGATTTATAACATTGCATGACATTGGGGCCAGAAACCACCATTTAGTTGTGACGGCTACCGTGGGGGTCCAATTTCCTGTCTACCCTATGCAAAGTGCATTTTCGAACCGCCGCTACGGCCCACCTTCACGTTAGAACGCACAAGTTCTCAAGTTTTCACAATCTACAGAATGCTTTCGCAGTCTGCTTCTCTGGAGGTAACGGCAGCTTGCGGGAGATGAATTTAGGGCCGGTAGAGGGCACATTTAGGTCAGGGTAGTTAATATGGATGGATTGCTTAACCAGAAAGTGAGCATCATCTTTAGTATCTTAAGAATTAATTAATTTTTGGGCTACAATCTCTATGGGTAACGAGGAGTGTCGTTATGTTTGTCAGACTAGCCGAGCAGCACCGCCAATTTGTTAGAGACCTGGTCATGAACCTGCAAGCGCTGGCCACAGTGCTCGAGGGCATGGGCTATTTGGCCTCCTGCTACACCTGCGGTGGCCAAATGAACAGTGCCTCTTTTATGGTCAGCCTGGGCGACGATCATCTGATTCGCTTTTTGGTGTCCGACTACGGCATCACCTGGACCGAAATGCGCGACGATCGCGAGCTGATGAAGCTGGAAGGGGCCGAGGCCATTCATCAGCTGCAAGAGTTGGCCAATCTGGTCAAGTTCCGCATTCAGCCTTCCGGCTCTCAAAAGGTGGTTTCTACCAAAGCCTGAGGTTTTCCTCGGCCAGAAGTTTTAGCTAAAGCAATACCGCTTTTCCCCTTCGGGGGCAGCACCGCTGGCAGCTAGCGGTGACTTTTGGCGATCTCAGCTCTGCCCTAGGCGGGCACCACCGTGCGCTCTACCCCCGCCAGGCCAAAGGCGCTGTGCACGGCCCGCAGGGCATTTACCCCCTCAGCTTCGGCCACCACGCAGCTAATTTTAATCTCTGAGGTGGCAATCATTTGCAGGTTGATGCCCTGCTCTGAGAGGGCTTTGAACATGCGTGCGGCCACGCCGGGGGCGTAGATCATGCCGGTGCCGACGACGCTGACCTTGGCGATCGCCTCATCCACCGCCACATCCCCCAAGCCCAGCTCGGCGGCGGCAGACTCCACCACGGCCTTGGCGGTGGGGGCATCGGCCTGGGCCACGGTAAAGGCAATGTCGCGGGTCGCCTGGCCCTGCACCAGTCGGCAGCGCTGGGACTGAATGATCATATCGACGCTGACCCCGTGGGTGGCCAGCAGCTGAAAGATGTGGGCCGCCATACCGGGGCGATCGGGCACGTGGCGAATGGCCACGCGGGCCTGCTTGGTATCGAGGGCCGCGCCGCGCACCACCGGGGCCTCGGCGGCTGGCAGTGCGCCCTGGGGCACTGGGGACGAGGTGACCTCAAAGGCCCCACAGAGCACGGCAATGGCGCGATCGCAGTCGGCCACATCGATGGTGCAGCTGACCTTCACCTCCGAGGTCGAAATCAGCTGAATGTTGATCCCCGCCGCCGCCAGCGACGAAAACATCTTGGCCGCCACCCCAGGCCGACCGATCATGCCTGCCCCGGCAATGCTGATCTTGGCCATGCGCTGATCCACCATTACCTCCGCCTGGGTGGTGTCGGTGGGGTTGCTGCGTAAAGCCGGGGCAATGGCCTCGGCCACCGCCTCGGCCCGGTTGAGGTTGGCCTTGACCATGGTGAAAGCGATGTCGTTGGTGTTGCCCTCGTGGATCGACTGGATGATCAAATCGACGTTTAGCGCCTGGGTGGCCAGTTCGCCAAACAGCCGGGCGGCAATGCCGGGGCGATCGGGAATGCGCAGCAGCGCCACCTTGGCCTGGTCAGTGTCAAACTCCACCGCATCCACCGGCTGGGCCAGCTCTAGGCCCTCCAGGGGTCGGGGCTGGGGCCGAGGCGAGATCACGCGGGTGCCGGGCTCGTCGGTCCAGCTCGATCGCACCACCAGGGTGACGCCGTAGTTGCGGGCAATTTCCACCGCCCGGGGGTGCAGCACCTTGGCCCCCAGGCTGGCCAGCTCCAGCATTTCGTCGCTGGTGATCTCATCCATCAGCTGGGCCTCGGGCACCAGGCGCGGGTCGGTGGTGAGAATGCCGGGCACATCGGTGTAGATCTCGCACTTTTCGGCCCCCAGCGCCGCCGCCAGGGCCACTGCCGAGGTGTCGGAGCCGCCCCGACCCAGGGTGGTAATTTCTAAGTCAGTGGTCTGGCTAATGCCCTGAAAGCCCGCCACCACAATCACCTTGCCCTCCTTAATATGGCGCTGGAGGCGATCGGTTTTAATTTTGAGAATGCGGGCGCGGGTGTGCTCGGCCTCGGTGACGATGCCCACCTGGGCACCGGTCAGCGAAATCGCCTCCTGCCCCAGGGCGTGGAGGGCCATGGTCAGCAGAGCGATGGTGATCTGCTCGCCGGTTGACAGCAGCATGTCCATCTCGCGGCGGCTGGGCCGATCGGTAATGTCGCTGGCGAGCTTGACCAGGCCGTCGGTGGTCTTGCCCATGGCCGACACCACCACCACCACCGAGTGCCCAGCTTCTACCGTGGCCTGCACCCGCTGGGCCACCGCCTGAATGCGCTCCACGGTGCCCACGGAGGTGCCGCCATATTTCTGTACGATCAGCGTCATAGCCCTATCTTGTCTCCCTGCGATCGCGAGGTCGGCCCGCCTCACCCCGCCGCCGAGGCGCAGACAAGCTCCCCAAATTTTAGCCCCCTTACCGCAGCCAAAACGCCCCTTCGGCAGAATTGATCGGGTAAGGGCCACAAAAATCCGATCTTTTAATTTATCAGCTGAGCCCCTGCGATCAAAACCCCTCCGTCTCAACTTGTCACAATCTTGGGCAGGCCGCGTGGAGCTATCCGGATATAACACAGCGCACAGTATTTAGCGGTATTCTGCTTTATAACAAAAAGTAACAACCTGCCTTCCCGGTAATGCCATGCAGACTGTCTCCCGCCCTGACCCAGCCGTTACGGCCCAAGATCCAGCCCTCGAAGACTCTTCCCCAGCCGTTGCGGTGCCGCCGGTTACCCCCGGCAAGCATCAGGTCGTGATCATTGGGGGTGGCTTTGGGGGGCTCTACGCGGCCCAGCATCTCGGTCGCGCCGACGTGGAAGTCACGCTGATCGACAAGCGCAACTTCCATCTGTTTCAGCCGCTGCTGTACCAGGTGGCCACCGGGGGTCTCTCCCCTGGCGACATTGCCTCTCCCCTGCGCGGCGTGCTCAGCGCCCAAAAAAACACCCGCGTGCTGATGGGTGAGGTCACCGACATCAATCCCGACGGGCAGGTTGTCAACCTCAAAGATGGCCGTTGGGTGCCCTACGACAGCCTGATTGTGGCAACGGGCATGAGCCACTTCTACTTTGGCCGCGACGACTGGGCCGATGTGGCCCCCGGCCTCAAAACCGTAGAAGACGCGCTCGAAATGCGCCGCCGCATCTTTGCCGCCTTTGAGAAGGCCGAAAACGCCACCGATTCTGACCTGCGGCAGACGCTGCTGACGTTTTTGATCGTGGGCGGTGGCCCCACTGGGGTAGAGCTAGCCGGGTCGCTGGCGGAGCTGGCCTACCACACCATGCGCAACGATTTTCGCCACATCGACACCACCGCGGCCCGCATTGTGCTGGTCGAAGGCATGGATCGGGTGCTGCCCCCCTTTCCCACAGAACTGTCGGCTCGCGCCCGCACCGACCTGGACAACATGGGGGTCGAGGTGATGACCCAGACCCTGGTGACCGATATCCAGGGCCACGACATCACCCTCAAGCAGGGCGATGAGATGACCACCCTCCAGGCGGGCACCGTACTGTGGGCGGCGGGGGTGCGCGACCCCGGCATGGGGAAAATCTTGGCCGATCGCACCGGGGTGGAGCGCGATCGCGCGGGCCGCGTGATCGTCAGCAATGACCTCAGCCTGCCCAGCCACTCCAACATTTTTGTGGTGGGCGACCTGGCCCACTTTGCCCACCAGGGCGACGGCTCAGCCTCCCCGGAGGGAAACCGCCCCCTGCCCGGCGTAGCCCCCGTGGCCATGCAGGAGGGCAAGTACGTGGCCCGGCTGATTCAAAAGCAGCTCAAAAACGACACCCTGCCCCCCTTTGAGTACAAAGACACCGGCAGTCTGGCGGTCATCGGTCGCCATGCCGCCGTGGTCAACCTGCCCTGGGGCAAACTCACCGGCTTTTTTGCCTGGTTTGTGTGGCTGTTTGTGCACATTTTTTACCTGATTGAGTTCGACAACAAGCTCATGGTCATGATCCAGTGGGCGGCCAACTACCTCACCCGCAAGCAGGGGTCGCGCCTGATTACCGAGAAGGTATTTGAGAAGGGCGACGCCCCCGCCCCGGCCAGCCCTGGCTAATGGCCCTGGCCCACGAGCAGGATGAGCGGATATATTGGCGGGGCACCGGACAGCTCGTTCGGTGCCTTTTTGGTACGCTTACCTGCATTTGCTATGCCCATCGATCCCCAAACCCTGCCCGACTACGAGCGCGATCTGCTGGCCGCTTTGGCTTACTTTCTCGGGCGCGACCCGGAAGCCCAGGCGCGGGCCTGCCTGTGCATGTACCTGCGCCAGGCTGAGCCGCGCATTATGGCTCAGCTGCGCTACTACGCCCATCGCCTGTCGGTTCAAACCGGCGAACCGATGGAGGCCTACGACCTGCTCAATAAAATCGTTGAATCCCCCGACGCCGTTACCGCTCTGCTGCCTAACCTCAGCCCTGTGCATGGCCCCGACCAGCTCGACGTATTTAGCTGAGGTTATGAGCAATCTGGGTTAGGGCGTGTCATCAATGCCTTAGGCAACCGGATGCTCCGCCGGGTGGGTGAGGCGGTCAATCGGCCCCGGTGCCAACCTTAAACCTGGCACTCCGCCATAACCCACCGCTCACCCAAACGAAGCGCCACGGACTGCTAAACCGGCGAGTTAAGTTTCGCAATCTATGCTGAATTTGAGAGGTTGCCTGTGTATAGATCCTATCAAGGCAACTCAGTGGAACTTATGATGGCGTCTCTTTGGTTATTGGGGTTTAGGCTACAGCCCAGCCAGCGCTGGGAACGGTTGGCGCGGCTCGTGGGGGCCGCAGTGGTGGGCAGTACGCTGCTGGCTTTACCGGGTCAGCGGGCCCAGGCCCAGTCGATCTCCGCCGCCACCGTGACCGAAATTTTAGACAGCAACCAGGTCTACATTCAAAACCGTACAGCCCAGGTCAACAGCGTAGCCCAGCAGCGCCAGCAGATTAGAACCGGCACAGCCCGCACCTCCCTGCGGTTTAACACTGGAGCCGTGGCGCGACTGTCCCACAACTCTAGCCTGGTGGTAGGTCAGTGCGCCCAGATCAACCGGGGCACGCTGCTGGTCAACGGCACCCTCAACGGCTGCTCCACCTCGACGGTGGCCGGGGTGCGGGGCACAATTTATACCATTGAAGTCACCGAATCTGGGGAGACCATCATTCAGGTCTTTGAGGGGGAAGTGGTGGTGGGGCGCAACGCCAACCCCGAGCCGGTTGTTCCCATGACAGGCGACTTTGACCCCCTAGACCCCACCCTAGACCCGACGGTGCCCACGACCGACCCGGTGGTGCCCTTTGTCTACCCGGCGGAACCGTCGGGCGGGCCGGGCGAACCGTCCCCTGCTTCCCCTACTCCCGACCCTGTCATCCCTGAGCCCGTGATTCCACCCAGCACTGAACCCCCCGCCTCGACGTTTGATCCCCTGGGCACTGATTTTCGGTTCAAGCCCGGCAGCCTGGTGGCCGTCAGTTTGTCAGGGGCAGCGCACAAGCAGACGAAGGCCGCAGCGGACGCGGTCGATGGCGAAACAGCCCTGCCCGCCGATGCCGAGACCGTCGAATTTACCCCAGAAGACTCGATTACCGTAGCCCAAGGACAGCAGGTGATTGTCGATCCCCAGAAGGACGAGGCCGTGATTGCGCCGCTGGGGGCAGAGGATTTCATCAACCTGCTGGAAGGCCCGCTGATCAACGGCTTTGCGGTAGAAATACCCGGCATTGGCGACCTGCGCCGCTCCTTTGAGCAGCTGTTTCCGGGGGTGCCGCTGCCCTACTACTGGTTGCCCTCCATTCCCAGTCCGCCGATTCGCTTTCCTTTTCCGTTCTAGGGGGGTAGGTTTTAGGGAAAGGTTGCCATGGTCAAAGCCTATCGACGGATCTTTCAGCTGGGCCACGGCCTGATGGTGAGCTGGGCGGTGTTTGGGGCGATCGCCCTGGCTTCCCAGCACCCCTGGATTGTGCTGATTGAGGGCCAGGCCCAGTCGTTTTTGCTGCGCCTGCGGGGGCCGGTGCCGCCGCCCGAAGAAATCGTGATTTTGGGCATTGACGAATACTCGCTGACCCAGGGCGATCTATACCGGGCCGATCCAGAGCGCTATCCGTTTTTGGCACCTCTGGCCATCTGGCCCTGGCAGCGCCAGGCCTACGCCCAGGCCATTGAGCGACTGATGGCCGCCGGGGCGAAGGCCGTGGCCATTGATGTGCTGCTAGTGGATCCCAGTGGCTACGGCCCCGCCGACGATGCAGCCTTAGCAGACACCCTGGCTCGGTGGGGCGATCGCGTTACCCTGGCCGCCGCCTACGATGTGTCGAGCAGCGATTTTGGCCTGTTCACCAACCTGCTAGTGCCCGTCTACGACAACCGGGCGGGCCTGATCAATCTAGAGGTCGATACCGACGGCAAGTACCGCGCTTTTCCCGACCGGGGAATTGAAAACCTGCGCCAGGCCCACAGCTTTGGGGACGATCTGCCCTCTCTAGCAGCAGACACCCTGGCCGCCGCTGGCTACCCCAACCCCAGCCGCCAGAGTGAAGCGATCTTTTTTTATGGCCCGGCGGGCAGCTTTCCGGTGGTGTCGTTTGTGCAGGTGCTCGACCCCAACAACTGGCCCCTGATTGCCGATCAGTTTGAGGACAAGATTGTGCTGATTGGCCCTACCGCCGCGTCGTTTCAAGACCGCAAGCGCACCCCCATCGACGGGGCAATGCCGGGGGTCGAAATTCACGCCCACGCCCTGGCCGCGATGATGGAAGGGCGCACCGTCAACCCGGCGGTGGGCGATCCCCTGGTTCAGGGGCTGCTGACGGCGCTGGCCATCGGCAGCCTTGGCCTCGGCCTGGGCTACCGCTTCACCCAGCCGGTGCCCAGGCTGGTGGGCTTTTTGGGCGCGATCGCCGCCTGGGGAGCCCTGGCCTACCTGCTGATGGTGCACCGCGATCGCCTCATGCCCGTGGCCATTCCCGTCGCCTGCTTGGGCATGGGCGGCGTCACCTACATCGCCACCGGAGCCGTTGGCAACCGCCTCGAAGAGCAGCGCCTGCGCCGCACCCTGGAGCGCTACGTGGCCCCGTCGGTGGCCCAGGAAATTCTCAATCAGCCCGAAGATTTTACCAGCCTCACCGTGGGGCAAAAGTTTCAGGCAGCGGTGCTGTTTTCAGACATTCGCGGGTTTAGCCGCATTTCGTACCAGCTGGGGGCCGAGGAGACCGTCAGCCTGCTCAACACCTACCTAGACGTCATGGTAGACGCCATTCTGGCGCACCGGGGCACCATCGACAAGTTCATCGGCGATGCGGTGATGGCCGAGTTTGGCGCACCCAAGTCTCTGGGACCAGAGCAGGATGCCCTTGGTGCCGTCTCCGCCGCCCTGGCCATGCGAGCGGCGCTGGCCACCCTGCGCCGCTCGCTCAAAGCAAAGGAACTGCCGCCGCTCTTCAACGGCATCGGCATCAGCTACGGCGAGCTGGTGGTGGGCAATGTAGGGTCGGTGCAGCGCCTAGAGTACACCGCCATTGGCGATACCGTAAACGTGGCCAGCCGCATCGAGGGGCTGACCAAAATGGTCGGTACCGACATTTTGATCACCCAGCCCTGCTACGACCTGGTGAAAGACCACATCATCGCCGTAGACCACGGCACCCACGTGTTAGCCGGGCGCGAGCAGGAGTCGGTTCAGGTGTACGGCGTGGTGGCCTTTAAGCACGAGGGGGATGAACTCTACCAGCAGGTGCAAAAAGACCTGATTCAGCACCTGAGCCAGCCAAAGACGATCACCTTTCCGAACCCGCCCAAAATGACCTAATTGGTCAAAAGCCCAGGGGTTATACTAAATCCGAGTCACACAACCCCGATTCCCAAAAGTCCCCACCGTAGGGTGCATTCGCGGCTACAGGTTGATCCGGGAACGTCCCCGTCGCTTTGGTTAGCCGCAATGCACCGCTGGGCTACCCCCAATTCCTTGAAAAAAAGGTAGGTAAGCTCAGACGCCTACCTACCCAATCGGGGTTTACCTGTTAAGCAAGTCAATAGCCCTAAAACCTCACCCAGCCCAAGGCTACACCGCCGCCAGTTCGGGAGCGGGGCGCTTGCTGTGGCGAATGCCCTCGATCGCCGCCGCGTAGTCGGGCGCGTTAAACACCGCCGAACCAGCCACAATGGCGTTGGCCCCAGCCTCTAGCACCTGCCAGGTGTTGTTGACCTTGAGGCCGCCGTCCACCTCAATCCAGGGGTCGAGGCCGCGCTCGTCGCACATCGTGCGCAGGGCGCGAATTTTGTCCACCATAGTGGGAATAAAGCTCTGGCCACCAAAACCGGGGTTGACGCTCATAATCAGCACCAGGTCGCAGAGTTCAAGCACGTTCTCAATCAGCGACAGGGGGGTGGAGGGGTTGAGCACTACCCCGGCCTCTTTGCCCAGCTCTTTGATCTGGCCCAGGGTGCGGTGCAGGTGGGGCGAGGCGTTGTGCTCGCAGTGGACGGAGATGATGTCGGCTCCGGCCTTGGCAAAATCGGCCACGTACTTCTCGGGCTCGACGATCATCAGGTGCACGTCGAGGGGCTTTTGGGTGACGGGGCGAATCGCCTCGACGATCAGGGGGCCGATGGTAATGTTGGGCACAAAGCGACCATCCATCACGTCCACGTGAATCCAGTCGGCACCGGCGGCATCGGCGGCTTTGATTTCTTCGCCCAGGCGGCTGAAGTCAGCCGAGAGAATGGAGGGGGAAATGACGACGGAGGAGCGATCGGTGGAGGTATGAGGCATGGTGGGTGGTTCTCCTGTGCGTTTGTGACTATCGTAACAAAGTCTTAAAATCACTTCTCACAAATGTTCAGAAAATGTTTAGGAATTGAAGTAATTTCCATCACTATATGATGAAGCCCTGGGATCGGTGCCAAACCGCAAAAAACCCGGCTGAGGAGCCTCAGCCGGGGTCAAGAGCAGACGGTTTTGGGGGCCTACTTGGCCAGGGTGGCGGTGGCTTTGAGCGCCTTGCCGCCGACATCAAAGGCGGTGTTGAGCGAGGTGATGTGGTCGCTGACGCTGGTCAGCCGACTGGCCAGGTTCTCAGCATCGATCTGGCCCGCGTCGGTGGCTAGGGCGGTGAGGGTCGAAGCAATTTCGCTGAAGTTGGCTTCGCTTTGGCTGAGCTGGGTGCGCACGTCGCCCTGCACCAGCTTGAGCAGGTCTTCCAGCGAGGTCTGGAGCTGGCGGTCGAAGGTTTCGGTTTCGGTGGCCAGATCGTTAAAGGCGGTGGCCAGGTCGGTGAGGGAGGCTTTTGACTGATTGACCTTGGTGAGCAGGGCGGTGCGATCGCTCTCCTTAGCCCCTGGGTCAGCGGCTTTCTCCAGCTGTTCGGCCAGACTGTTCACCAGCTTTTGGGCCTGTTTGGTTGAGCTGCTGTAGCTGTCCTGGGACGCTTTGGCGTAGTCTTTGAGCACCGCAGAGAGATAATCCTGGCCTGCCGCAGTCAGCGTCTCGTCCAGGTTGAGGGCCTGGGCCGCACCGCCCACCCCCAGCAGGGTAGTCATCAGCAGAGCCGCTAGGCAGACGCTCACCAGGCGACCGAGGACTCGAAAGGTATTGTTCATACAGTCTCCAGAGGGTAGGTAAAGCAAACATCCAGCGGGAACTGGGCTGACAGACCCATGTCACATCGGGCGGCTGGTTAGGGGGGCTAACTTTAGAAGGGCTAAATTTCGGCGACGGCGCGCTCGATCAATCGGCGGGCCAGGGTTTGGGTGCCGGTGTGCTCGTAGTACTTCACCGACATGTCGAGGAACGCGCCCAGATAGTCGAGCTTGCCCCTGGAGCCTTCAATAAAGCCGCCCAGGTTATCGACCAGTTTGCCCTGGGTGATGTTGTGGTCAGCCACGAAGCGATCCATCCACCCCTTGGTCGATTCGAAGCTCTCGGTCATAAACGACAGTTTGGCTCTGTCGTTGCCGCCGGGAATTTCGTTTTTGATGCCCTTAAAGGTCTGGTTGCCCTCCAGGTCGCTGGCCCCCATGCCCTTGATGGCGCTGAGGGCCTTACTAGAAAAGTCGGCCCCCAGGGGAATAATGCCGTCGAAGCTGACCAGGGCGGCCATGCGCACCAGCGACTCGCTGCTGTAGTCGCCCAGGGCGGCGAGAAAGTCGCCCAGGCTGTCGCCGGGGATGCCGCTAATTTTGCAGAAGGCGACGACCTCGGCCACCAGTTTTACCACCAGGTCGATAGTTTGGGCCTTTTCGGGCTTGGGGGAGAGGTTTTTGAGAAAGCCCAGGAAGGTGTCCTGGCCAATGCGGTTGGCCAACGCCGCCGCCCCCAGCAGCCCGGAGGCCGAATCGACGGTTTCATAGAGCCAGAGGGCGCTCTGGTAGCCCTGCTTTTTGTCGTTGAAGAGGGCGATCGCCCGTTCGCCAATGGCCTGCACCATGGCCTCGTCGGTTTCGCCCGTGACAGTTTTGATGGTGTTGTCAAAGCCCACCAGGTTGTTCCACTGGCCTGGGACAAAGGTGTCGAGGGTCTTGAGGGCGCGCACGGTGAGCCCTCCGGTGGGGAGCTTATCGACAATTTCGTAGATCTTTTTGCTCACAACTTACTCCTTAAGGTCTGCCCTAGTTTTTAGATCGACAGTGTCGCTGTTTGGCTGCTGCCTAGCTAGTGCTCTGTGAAGACTGCAAGTTAGGGTAGGACTATTCTTGGAATGGCTTCCTCGCGGTGCATTAGCGCAGCAATGCACCCTATAGCACCCTAATTCTTAGCGTTGGCGCTGCCCTAGGAGGCAGGCTGGAGGCTGGGAGCCAGGCCCGGTAGCTGCACCCTGGGTAGCTTAAAGCCGTCCTTAGGCCGAGCGGAGGGAGCCGCGACGGGGGTGGGGTTAGGCAGCGCCGCGGTGGGTTTGGCCACGGGTTTGAGGGCTCCCCTGAGCTGGGCCAGTCCTTTGAGGTCAAACTTTTGCAGCCAGGCCACCCGATCTTCTTTGGTAAAGGAAGGGTCGCGGGAGAGCACCTTAACCTGGTAGCGATCGTTCACCAGTACCCCGGTGGCGGTGGTGCCCTGCTCTACCGCCGGAAAGCCGCCGATCGACTGGGTGGCGGTGCCGTACTTTTCGGCGGAGCCGGGAATGCCCGTGGTGTCGCTGATCGTGAGCATGGCCAGGGTTTTGCCGCCCTGCTCGAGCTTGTACTCAGCAAAGCCCTTTTTCTCCTGGTAGGGAATGACGTTATAGTCGCCCTGATCCCCCGGAAAAAACGCGTTGAAGGTGCCGCCCTTTTCGGCTTTCTTATCGACCGCCGCCGGGGCGCGAAAACCAGTGGTGTCTTTTTGCACCTGATCGTATTTAGACGGGGCGGACGAACAGGCCGTAACCAGCAGCACCAGACACACCATCAGGGGCGCTAGCCGCCGCAACCAGCGGGTAAAACTCATAACTCTCTCCTTACACGGGCAAAGGGCAAAGGGCCTAGAACACCTAGAGCCACTCTGGGGATTATCCTTGACCCTGGCACAGAAAGATAAAGCTTACGTAAGCAAAAATTATCTTTTACAAAAAGTATTCAGGTAGGCAAGCGTACCCGGCCCCTAGCCACGGTGGGAACTGGGGCCGGGGCTAGGCTGCCGCCGGGGCTAAAGCTCCAGGGCGGCCTTAAGCTTGGCCAGGGCTGCGGCTTCAGCGGTGCTGACCTTGTTGCTGCCGGTGCCAAAGAGTCCTTCCCCAGCGGCGGCGGCAACGGCGGCTCCGCAGTCGTAGATAAACTGCTTGTACTCGGCCACTTCCGCCGGGGTAGCTTTGCCTGCGACCACGGCCAAAGCGGCGCTGATATCGGCGATCGCCTGGTCGATCATGGCTCCCGACTTGACATCTTCAGGTTTGACATCGGGCTTGTCGAGCTTGACATCGCGACTCCTGAGGGTAGCCTCTGAGAAGCCCGCCTGAATAATGGAATTGGCGGGATACTTTTCGGCGGCTCCGGCAATTTGCTTCGACATGGCCGCTGCCTCGATGGCTGTAGAGATAATGCCCATGTCAACCATGGCCACCGAAAGCCCGGCCATCATGGGGGCTTTGACCAGGGTTTGCAGCTCTGCGGTTGTGTAGTCGCTCATGGTTACCTCGTGGAGGATGGTGGAAGGACTGTTGGCTACTCAGTGCTTAGGACGATAGGGAACCCATAGGGGCAGCGTAGCCCCCCAGAGCCCATCTCCCCTAAGCACACCCCCCGTAAACACACCATACTGGCCAGGCTTGTGATCAGCAATGCTGAAAATTGTCCTGGGCCAGGGCAGTCTTAAAACGGCGGCGTTAAAATTAAAGCGTTAGGGCCTGTTTCACCGATTTTGCCCGATTTTGACAGCTGTAGACGCCGCGATCGCCCAGGGCATTTTGCGGCAGGGCTGCGCCGGCGGCCCCGGCACTGACTACTGAGGATAATGTATGGCTATCGTCACCGAGTCTCTCTATACCCAGGAGCAAATTAAGGTCTGGCTCCGGGGGCTGCTTACTCTGGCCTGGGCCGACGGCGCTTTTGACGAAGACGAAAAAGCGCTGATCACCGCCATCACCGAAACCGAACTGGCCCCAGAGCTAGACTTCGAGCACTTTGAACCCGTCACCGCCGCCGAGGTGGCGAGGGTGTTGGGTTCTGACCCCGCTATGGCGGAAAACTTTCTGCGGATGGCGGTGATGGTGG contains these protein-coding regions:
- a CDS encoding CHASE2 domain-containing protein; translation: MVKAYRRIFQLGHGLMVSWAVFGAIALASQHPWIVLIEGQAQSFLLRLRGPVPPPEEIVILGIDEYSLTQGDLYRADPERYPFLAPLAIWPWQRQAYAQAIERLMAAGAKAVAIDVLLVDPSGYGPADDAALADTLARWGDRVTLAAAYDVSSSDFGLFTNLLVPVYDNRAGLINLEVDTDGKYRAFPDRGIENLRQAHSFGDDLPSLAADTLAAAGYPNPSRQSEAIFFYGPAGSFPVVSFVQVLDPNNWPLIADQFEDKIVLIGPTAASFQDRKRTPIDGAMPGVEIHAHALAAMMEGRTVNPAVGDPLVQGLLTALAIGSLGLGLGYRFTQPVPRLVGFLGAIAAWGALAYLLMVHRDRLMPVAIPVACLGMGGVTYIATGAVGNRLEEQRLRRTLERYVAPSVAQEILNQPEDFTSLTVGQKFQAAVLFSDIRGFSRISYQLGAEETVSLLNTYLDVMVDAILAHRGTIDKFIGDAVMAEFGAPKSLGPEQDALGAVSAALAMRAALATLRRSLKAKELPPLFNGIGISYGELVVGNVGSVQRLEYTAIGDTVNVASRIEGLTKMVGTDILITQPCYDLVKDHIIAVDHGTHVLAGREQESVQVYGVVAFKHEGDELYQQVQKDLIQHLSQPKTITFPNPPKMT
- a CDS encoding DUF1815 family protein — translated: MFVRLAEQHRQFVRDLVMNLQALATVLEGMGYLASCYTCGGQMNSASFMVSLGDDHLIRFLVSDYGITWTEMRDDRELMKLEGAEAIHQLQELANLVKFRIQPSGSQKVVSTKA
- the rpe gene encoding ribulose-phosphate 3-epimerase gives rise to the protein MPHTSTDRSSVVISPSILSADFSRLGEEIKAADAAGADWIHVDVMDGRFVPNITIGPLIVEAIRPVTQKPLDVHLMIVEPEKYVADFAKAGADIISVHCEHNASPHLHRTLGQIKELGKEAGVVLNPSTPLSLIENVLELCDLVLIMSVNPGFGGQSFIPTMVDKIRALRTMCDERGLDPWIEVDGGLKVNNTWQVLEAGANAIVAGSAVFNAPDYAAAIEGIRHSKRPAPELAAV
- a CDS encoding aspartate kinase; its protein translation is MTLIVQKYGGTSVGTVERIQAVAQRVQATVEAGHSVVVVVSAMGKTTDGLVKLASDITDRPSRREMDMLLSTGEQITIALLTMALHALGQEAISLTGAQVGIVTEAEHTRARILKIKTDRLQRHIKEGKVIVVAGFQGISQTTDLEITTLGRGGSDTSAVALAAALGAEKCEIYTDVPGILTTDPRLVPEAQLMDEITSDEMLELASLGAKVLHPRAVEIARNYGVTLVVRSSWTDEPGTRVISPRPQPRPLEGLELAQPVDAVEFDTDQAKVALLRIPDRPGIAARLFGELATQALNVDLIIQSIHEGNTNDIAFTMVKANLNRAEAVAEAIAPALRSNPTDTTQAEVMVDQRMAKISIAGAGMIGRPGVAAKMFSSLAAAGINIQLISTSEVKVSCTIDVADCDRAIAVLCGAFEVTSSPVPQGALPAAEAPVVRGAALDTKQARVAIRHVPDRPGMAAHIFQLLATHGVSVDMIIQSQRCRLVQGQATRDIAFTVAQADAPTAKAVVESAAAELGLGDVAVDEAIAKVSVVGTGMIYAPGVAARMFKALSEQGINLQMIATSEIKISCVVAEAEGVNALRAVHSAFGLAGVERTVVPA
- a CDS encoding NAD(P)/FAD-dependent oxidoreductase, with product MQTVSRPDPAVTAQDPALEDSSPAVAVPPVTPGKHQVVIIGGGFGGLYAAQHLGRADVEVTLIDKRNFHLFQPLLYQVATGGLSPGDIASPLRGVLSAQKNTRVLMGEVTDINPDGQVVNLKDGRWVPYDSLIVATGMSHFYFGRDDWADVAPGLKTVEDALEMRRRIFAAFEKAENATDSDLRQTLLTFLIVGGGPTGVELAGSLAELAYHTMRNDFRHIDTTAARIVLVEGMDRVLPPFPTELSARARTDLDNMGVEVMTQTLVTDIQGHDITLKQGDEMTTLQAGTVLWAAGVRDPGMGKILADRTGVERDRAGRVIVSNDLSLPSHSNIFVVGDLAHFAHQGDGSASPEGNRPLPGVAPVAMQEGKYVARLIQKQLKNDTLPPFEYKDTGSLAVIGRHAAVVNLPWGKLTGFFAWFVWLFVHIFYLIEFDNKLMVMIQWAANYLTRKQGSRLITEKVFEKGDAPAPASPG